A genomic region of Bradyrhizobium sp. ORS 278 contains the following coding sequences:
- a CDS encoding class III extradiol dioxygenase family protein, with amino-acid sequence MAKIVGSITTSHVPAIGGAIAKGLQQDPYWKPFFDGFPHVRDWLAKVKPDVVVLVYNDHGLNFFLDKMPTFAIGACESYSNADEGWGIPQTAPFKGDSELSWHLIEHLVGEDFDLTTCQEMVVDHAFTLPMALCWPDQKWPVRVVPVVVNTVQAPLPSAARCYKLGQALARAIESWPKDERVVVMGTGGLSHQLDGERAGFINKDFDEKFMASMVDDPAWATKYSTTELVELSGTQGVELLNWMVARGALPEKVRKEHANYHIPISNTATGLMVLEPV; translated from the coding sequence ATGGCAAAGATCGTCGGCAGCATCACCACGTCTCACGTTCCGGCCATCGGCGGCGCGATCGCCAAGGGGCTGCAGCAGGATCCGTATTGGAAGCCGTTCTTCGACGGCTTTCCGCACGTCCGCGACTGGCTCGCCAAGGTGAAGCCGGATGTCGTCGTGCTCGTTTACAACGATCACGGCCTCAATTTCTTCCTCGACAAGATGCCGACCTTTGCGATCGGCGCCTGCGAGAGCTACAGCAATGCCGACGAGGGCTGGGGCATTCCGCAGACCGCGCCGTTCAAGGGCGACAGCGAATTGTCCTGGCACCTGATCGAGCATCTGGTGGGAGAGGATTTCGACCTCACCACCTGCCAGGAGATGGTCGTCGATCACGCCTTCACCTTGCCGATGGCGCTGTGCTGGCCGGACCAGAAATGGCCGGTACGCGTGGTGCCGGTGGTCGTCAACACCGTGCAGGCGCCGCTGCCCTCGGCCGCGCGCTGCTACAAGCTCGGACAGGCGCTGGCGCGCGCGATCGAGTCCTGGCCGAAGGACGAGCGCGTGGTGGTGATGGGCACCGGCGGCCTGTCGCATCAGCTCGACGGCGAGCGGGCGGGATTCATCAACAAGGACTTCGACGAGAAATTCATGGCCAGCATGGTCGACGACCCGGCCTGGGCGACGAAGTACTCCACGACCGAGCTCGTCGAGCTGTCGGGCACGCAGGGCGTCGAGCTGCTCAACTGGATGGTCGCGCGCGGCGCGCTGCCGGAGAAGGTCCGCAAGGAGCATGCGAACTATCACATTCCGATCTCCAACACGGCGACCGGATTGATGGTGCTGGAGCCGGTGTAA
- a CDS encoding DUF3861 family protein — MPHTYAIEVSDIGPRADGGAGPTYDFTITSHDDLNEIVARVQRRGLFDPNESKAFVTGLKLLGGVLLKHRGEPLFAELGPAFREFMKKLKSGAQAPQAEA; from the coding sequence ATGCCTCACACCTATGCGATCGAAGTCAGCGACATCGGTCCGCGCGCCGACGGCGGCGCCGGCCCGACCTATGACTTCACCATCACCAGCCACGACGATCTCAACGAGATCGTCGCCCGCGTCCAGCGCCGCGGCCTGTTCGACCCGAACGAGAGCAAGGCCTTCGTCACCGGGCTGAAGCTGCTCGGCGGCGTCCTGCTGAAACACCGCGGCGAGCCGCTGTTCGCCGAGCTCGGTCCGGCGTTCCGAGAGTTCATGAAAAAGCTGAAGTCGGGCGCGCAGGCGCCGCAGGCGGAGGCTTAG
- a CDS encoding PadR family transcriptional regulator, with the protein MRHHHWNFGPSHRDDERQERGWGRRGRHERHGFDEAGEEMRMGGRGGGFGPRAAGLFERGRRGGREEFGRGGGGRFFGPGDLRSLLLWLIGEKPRHGYELIKAVEQLVGGAYSPSPGSVYPILNLLEDMGQIEAASSEGGKKLFAITDAGRQALKDDAAAIEGLLSRLRIMARSMGGMHPPEPVLQAVQTLKMALKMHRPGWSEAEGQRVSGILMRAIAEIQGDDDSAT; encoded by the coding sequence ATGAGACATCATCATTGGAATTTCGGCCCCTCCCACCGGGACGACGAGCGGCAGGAGCGCGGCTGGGGCCGTCGCGGACGGCATGAGCGGCACGGCTTCGACGAGGCCGGCGAGGAGATGCGCATGGGCGGGCGCGGCGGCGGCTTCGGCCCGCGTGCGGCCGGCCTGTTCGAGCGCGGCCGGCGTGGCGGCCGCGAGGAGTTCGGGCGTGGCGGCGGCGGCCGCTTCTTCGGCCCGGGCGATCTGCGCAGCCTGCTGCTGTGGCTGATCGGCGAGAAACCGCGTCACGGCTATGAGCTGATCAAGGCGGTCGAGCAGCTGGTCGGCGGCGCCTATTCGCCGAGCCCCGGCTCGGTCTACCCGATCCTCAATCTGCTCGAGGACATGGGCCAGATCGAAGCCGCGTCGTCGGAAGGCGGCAAGAAGCTGTTCGCGATCACTGACGCCGGACGCCAGGCCTTGAAGGACGATGCCGCCGCGATCGAGGGGCTGCTCAGCCGCCTGCGCATCATGGCGCGCTCGATGGGCGGCATGCATCCGCCGGAGCCGGTGCTGCAGGCGGTGCAGACGCTGAAGATGGCACTGAAGATGCATCGCCCTGGCTGGAGCGAGGCGGAAGGCCAGCGCGTCAGCGGCATCCTGATGCGCGCCATCGCCGAGATCCAGGGCGACGACGACTCCGCCACCTGA